The genomic segment AATAATATCTCATTTAAATAATGATAAAAATACTTTAAACATTCTTATTAAAAACAATTATTCAATTATTAAAAATGAAATTAACAAAGAACAAAAAGAATTAAATTATTTTTATCAAAATACTAAAAATTTAATTAAAAACATTTTAGATAAAAATAAAATATTACTTGAAAATATAAAAACTAAAACACAGTTGCTAAATCCAAAAAAACCTTTAGAAAAAGGTTATGGTTTATTAATTTATGATAATCAAACTATTAATACAGTAAATAAGCTAAAAGAAAATGACATAATTAAAATTATTTTAAATGATGGAGAAATTTCAACTCAAGTGAAAGAGGTAATTAAAAATGGAAAATAAGACATATGATAAATTAATAGAAGAATTAAAACAAAGCACTCTAAAATTGTCGTCTAATGAAATTACAATGCAAGAAGCTATGAAAATTTTTGAAGATAATATTGCAAAGATCAATCAAGCTAAAGAAATGTTAACTGCTTATGAAGGCAGTGTCAATAAAGTATTAGAAGATAATCAAATAAAAGACTTTGAATAATTAAAAAATATGAAAAAAGAACAAATCATTTTGCATTTAGACATGGATGCTTTTTTTGCTAGTTGTGAACAAGCAAATAATCCTAGTTTAAAAAATAAACCTATTATAGTAAGCCGTTATGATGAAAAATCAATTGTAGTAGCTGCATCTTATGAGTGTCGAAAATATGGTGTAAAAGCTGGAATGCCAATTTTTAAAGTTAAACAACTTTTAAAAAACGTTGAATTTCACATTGTAAGTAGTGGTTATGATCTGTATGAAAAATACAGTAAACAAATATTTGATATTATAAAATCTCAATTTACTCATAAAGTAGAAATATACGGATTAGATGAATGTTTTATTGATGTTTCTGATATTTGAAGTTTTTATGGAAGTGTTAAAAACTTGTGTTTAGCTATTCAAGCTGCAATCTATCAGACAACAACTTTGACTTGCTCAATTGGTGCTAGTTTTAATAAAATGTTTGCTAAAATGGCAAGTGATATGCAAAAACCTAATGGTATTCAAATCATTACTAAGCAA from the Entomoplasma ellychniae genome contains:
- the xseB gene encoding exodeoxyribonuclease VII small subunit, translated to MENKTYDKLIEELKQSTLKLSSNEITMQEAMKIFEDNIAKINQAKEMLTAYEGSVNKVLEDNQIKDFE